The following nucleotide sequence is from Pedobacter sp. PACM 27299.
CACCGGAGATGTTTGGATTGGTCACGCCATTGATATTGCCATCTGTAGCGGCTACAGCACCGGTTTCAGGATGAAGTCTAAGGTTTTGTCCGGTATTGGTGATCAGACGGATACGGTCTACTGTTGGGTTAAAATCGATGCTCACTGCAGTTCCGTTAATCGCCGGACTAAAGCCTGTTCCAATGGCTCTGGCTATCCCATTTAGTCGGATCGCAAATAGTTTGCTGGTATTACTTACCCCGTAAAGTTCTCCTGTAGCAGGGCGGAAATCGATGCTCAAAATCTTTTCGTTTAATGCAAGTCCGGTAATGGCAACGGTAGACATGGCTGTGCTGACATCTTTTGCATTAAATTTAAGGAGATTGTTGTTTGATAAGGTGTAGAAAATCTGATCTGGGCCTGAAACAGGAAGTGTCGGCGGATCGATGATGGTGTCTTTGTCTTTCTTGCAAGAGGTGATGCTTGCCGCGACAGCGAGCAGAACCAGGAAGGATTTCTTTAAGAGAATCCCTTTTAAGTTAAAGTTTTTCATAGGTAGGTGTTTTTATGATAGGTTATTGATACCTACGCAAAAAAACTTATCCCGGTTTTGTTGTTCTTGACTCCTTTATGGAGTTAAATGAGGTTAACTGATGGATGGCTCTATTTTATCAAAGCTTTATTAAAGTCAATAAACAACCTGAAAAGATCTTGAAACTTGGTTAAAGGCAAGGTTAAAGATAAATCATTGATGTCGTGATAGGCTGCAATTCCGCCCTGGGTATACAGGAAAAAAGCAGGTACACCTTTCTCTGTAAAAAAATAGTGGTCGCTATTGGCCGCTTTACCTCTGGAATTGATTTTACTCAGGTACTTTTTGTCTTGATTGATTTGCTGCAATAAAGCGAATTCTTTAGGGTGAATCGTAGCGTTGACTACAGTAATGCCATCTTCGCCGGTGCCCACCATATCTACATTCATCAAGAACCGGATGTCATGAAGGTCAATTAAAGGATGCTCCGTGAAATACTTGGAGCCTTGTAACCCGTTTTCTTCACCGGCAAAGCCGATAAAAGCGATGGTATACCGTTGCGGGTTTTTGGCGTAATATTTTGCGAGGTTCAGTAAGAGGGCAGTTCCACTGGCATTATCATTGGCTCCAGGGAAGTACGTATCTTTCCCTAAGCTCCCCAAGTGGTCGTAATGTGCGGTCATTAACAGGATAGAATCCGGATATTGTGTGCCTTTTATCAGGCCACAAACATTGGCCGCCTGAAATTCTGGTAGGAATTTATTTTCAATGTGAACCGATATTTTTTCAGGAACCTCAGTTATTGCTTTCTTGTCGACTTCTATAACCGTATAATCGGCTGCTTCCGGCGCGACAGACCAGGTCAGCTGATCTCTTAGCAGGACGAGCACCCGGTGTTCGATATTGATAAAACTGACACTGTCTTTTTGTGCCAATGTGAGGTTTTCTGCTTTTAATCCTTTACTTTCTGGACTCAGCAAAAAATCCTTTCCAGGAAGGAGTAATTTTCCATTAATACGCAGCATCATTTCGCCAGGAAAAGTGTTTACAGGGTAGTTGAAGACCTGTTTGAAGTCCTTTCCATCCATGGGAACCAAGCCGTAAGCGGCAAATGTTGAACTGATAAAACTGGCCGCTTTGGCCATGCCATCCTTAGTATAGCCCCGTCCCCACATTTCGCTGGAAGTCAGGGTGTCTATTACCTTTCTAGCCATGTCTAAATCTTGCCCGAAGACCGATCTTGTAAAAATAAACAGGAAGATAAACATCAGCTTTTTCATGTGAGGGCAGGAGTTGGAAAACGAATATAAGGGATTTAAACCTGTGGAGGATTAAAACAGATCGTTAAAAGTATTGTTATTGCAGGGAACCCCGATACCTGATCCCCCAAAATATGAATATTCGATCTAATGAACCTTTTTGGTTAGTGAAAAATGGCTTGCTGCATACTTATCCTTCCTTAAAGGAAAATATCATTTGCGAAGTTCTGATTGTAGGAAGTGGCATTACGGGCGCCTTAATGGCGCATTCCATGAGGAAACATGGCTATGATACGGTATTGATAGACAAAAGAGAAATCGCTAACGGCAGTAGTTCAGCAACAACTTCTATGCTGCAATACGAGATTGATGTCCCACTTTATAAGTTGACGGAAATGATTGGGGCACAAGGTGCGATTGCCAGTTATAAAGCTTGCAAAGAGGCCATTTATACCCTAAAAGATTTAGTGGCTGAGATTGCATCGCCCTGCGGATTCGAACGGAAAGAGTCACTTTATTTTGCAGGCAGGCGCAAAGATGTATCCTGGCTAAAAACAGAGTTTGAAGCGCGGAAAACGGCGGGTTTCGGTGTCAGCTGGCTAGAGAAAAAAGAAATTAAGGAACGCTATGGCATCCTGGCAGAAGGTGGGATTTTATCTGAGGATGGAGGAAGCGTCGATGCCTTTTGCCTGGCACACGATCTGCTCCATTACAACGCCAAAAAAGGCCTTCGGGTATTCGACAGGACCACGCTGAAAAAGGTGAAATACGAAAAAAATAAGGTGCTGGTAGAGCTGGAAACCGGGCTGCAGATTACTGCGGAAAAGGTGATTTACTGTACGGGTTATGAAACACAGGCGATGTTACCGGAAAAGGTCGTTTCCCTAAAAAGTACTTACGCAATGGTGAGCGAAAAAGACCATACCTTATCACCGGAATTGGAAAACACCCTGTTTTGGAATACCGATACCCCATATTTGTATATGCGCAGTACCGCTGATGGCCGGTTATTGGTTGGCGGTGAAGATGAAAACTTTAAAAATCCTGGGCTGAGGGATGCGTTGCTCGGCAGAAAAAGAGATCGGCTCATCAAAACGTTAAAAACTTATCTGCCAGATCATCAGTTTGTTGAAGATTTTTGCTGGTGCGGTACCTTTGGTGAAACTAAAGACGGATTACCGTATATCGGAGCCCATCCAAAGTTCCCCAACAGCTATTTCGTCCTGGGCTTCGGCGG
It contains:
- a CDS encoding M28 family metallopeptidase, coding for MKKLMFIFLFIFTRSVFGQDLDMARKVIDTLTSSEMWGRGYTKDGMAKAASFISSTFAAYGLVPMDGKDFKQVFNYPVNTFPGEMMLRINGKLLLPGKDFLLSPESKGLKAENLTLAQKDSVSFINIEHRVLVLLRDQLTWSVAPEAADYTVIEVDKKAITEVPEKISVHIENKFLPEFQAANVCGLIKGTQYPDSILLMTAHYDHLGSLGKDTYFPGANDNASGTALLLNLAKYYAKNPQRYTIAFIGFAGEENGLQGSKYFTEHPLIDLHDIRFLMNVDMVGTGEDGITVVNATIHPKEFALLQQINQDKKYLSKINSRGKAANSDHYFFTEKGVPAFFLYTQGGIAAYHDINDLSLTLPLTKFQDLFRLFIDFNKALIK
- a CDS encoding NAD(P)/FAD-dependent oxidoreductase, with translation MNIRSNEPFWLVKNGLLHTYPSLKENIICEVLIVGSGITGALMAHSMRKHGYDTVLIDKREIANGSSSATTSMLQYEIDVPLYKLTEMIGAQGAIASYKACKEAIYTLKDLVAEIASPCGFERKESLYFAGRRKDVSWLKTEFEARKTAGFGVSWLEKKEIKERYGILAEGGILSEDGGSVDAFCLAHDLLHYNAKKGLRVFDRTTLKKVKYEKNKVLVELETGLQITAEKVIYCTGYETQAMLPEKVVSLKSTYAMVSEKDHTLSPELENTLFWNTDTPYLYMRSTADGRLLVGGEDENFKNPGLRDALLGRKRDRLIKTLKTYLPDHQFVEDFCWCGTFGETKDGLPYIGAHPKFPNSYFVLGFGGNGITFSVAGMDIIPEMMKGRPGLLSHYFRFGR